Proteins from one uncultured Umboniibacter sp. genomic window:
- a CDS encoding aminotransferase yields MKENMANLMAKDAEVLLHPASSITALLANGPDMITSAKGSTVTDAEGRELLDAVGGLWCVNVGYGRKELADAMQQAAQQISYYHTFSNASNPWQVALAEKLLSKAPEQMTKIFFGSSGSDANDTIIKLVWHYFALKGQHSKTKMIAREQGYHGTSISTASLTGLGGFHKEFPLPLDFVLRTECPHFYTRGKAGETEEQFCDRLIDEVAQLIEREGAENIGAFFAEPIHAAGGVIEPPKGYYPKLQKLLKANDILLVADEVVCGYGRLGKWFGSQVLDIKPDFMATAKGLTSGYFPMSAVFMTQDIWEVMKLGSEKLGAFSHGYTYSGHPIGAAVALANLEIIEREGLVELAGETGAYLHEQLQAVIGDHPHVAEIRGRGLIAGVQLVADKANKVLPDPSEKWPLKVANACREAGVIVRPLPSVGTLAISPPLVISREEVDQLVSTLKQSIDLVTSNG; encoded by the coding sequence ATGAAAGAAAATATGGCGAACTTGATGGCCAAGGATGCAGAAGTTCTATTACATCCAGCTTCTTCGATAACGGCATTACTGGCCAATGGGCCAGATATGATCACTTCGGCTAAGGGCTCCACAGTTACTGATGCAGAAGGACGAGAACTTTTGGATGCCGTAGGTGGTTTGTGGTGTGTCAATGTAGGCTATGGACGAAAGGAATTAGCTGATGCCATGCAACAAGCTGCTCAGCAGATTAGTTACTACCATACTTTTTCTAATGCCTCGAATCCTTGGCAAGTCGCGCTAGCGGAGAAACTCCTCAGCAAAGCTCCTGAACAGATGACTAAAATCTTTTTTGGCAGCTCGGGCAGCGATGCGAACGATACAATCATCAAATTGGTCTGGCACTATTTTGCACTGAAAGGGCAGCACAGCAAAACCAAAATGATTGCGCGTGAACAGGGGTACCATGGCACTTCAATATCCACAGCATCCTTGACCGGGCTGGGTGGTTTCCATAAAGAATTCCCACTGCCGCTAGATTTTGTCCTGCGTACCGAGTGCCCCCACTTCTATACCCGAGGTAAAGCCGGGGAGACGGAGGAGCAATTTTGTGATCGTCTTATTGATGAAGTGGCGCAGCTCATCGAACGCGAAGGTGCTGAGAATATCGGCGCATTCTTCGCAGAACCTATTCATGCTGCGGGTGGCGTTATCGAGCCGCCGAAGGGCTACTATCCAAAACTCCAGAAACTATTGAAAGCCAACGATATTCTTCTAGTTGCTGATGAGGTGGTGTGTGGCTACGGGCGCTTAGGTAAGTGGTTCGGTTCACAGGTTCTCGACATTAAGCCAGACTTTATGGCGACAGCAAAAGGTCTAACAAGCGGCTACTTCCCAATGTCCGCCGTATTTATGACGCAGGATATTTGGGAGGTGATGAAATTAGGCTCAGAGAAGTTGGGCGCGTTTTCTCATGGTTATACCTATAGTGGTCACCCAATTGGCGCAGCCGTTGCCCTCGCAAATTTAGAAATTATTGAGCGGGAAGGCTTAGTTGAGCTAGCCGGTGAAACCGGAGCCTACTTGCACGAGCAGCTTCAGGCGGTCATTGGTGATCACCCCCATGTAGCCGAGATTCGCGGCCGCGGCTTAATTGCAGGTGTTCAGCTCGTTGCCGACAAGGCGAACAAAGTGCTTCCTGATCCTTCTGAGAAGTGGCCGCTTAAGGTTGCCAATGCGTGTCGAGAGGCAGGAGTCATTGTTCGACCATTGCCAAGTGTTGGAACTCTGGCAATCTCGCCACCGTTAGTCATTAGTCGTGAAGAAGTTGATCAGCTGGTTTCGACGCTTAAGCAATCAATTGATCTGGTAACATCGAATGGTTAA
- a CDS encoding S8 family serine peptidase, producing MYKKLLASAVLAAVGAQASADAPTFSMSDEVANVQNRCIVQFNDSVATNKVTGLANAMARRGNSSVRHVYSNSIKGFTVNMPCHAAANAFGGDAEVASMQPDGVVSASRGKPGGGGGTAGQVVPWSVTRVGGAVDGTGYTAWVVDSGIDLDHGDLNIDSSRGFSSICKGSTCSMDDDNGHGTHVAGTIAALDNDQDVIGVAAGATVVPVRVLDRRGSGSWSGVIAGVDHVAANAQPGDCVNMSLGGGVTQALDDAVIAAAQQSGAFFVLAAGNDGDDANNHSPARANGNNVFTISATDINDNLASWSNFGNPPVDYAAPGVSILSLGKGGGTATMSGTSMAAPAACAVIMMRNGNPSTSGFAGNDNDGTPDPIVSL from the coding sequence ATGTATAAAAAACTACTTGCTTCAGCGGTCCTCGCCGCTGTTGGTGCCCAAGCTTCAGCTGATGCGCCTACTTTCTCAATGAGCGATGAAGTTGCCAATGTACAGAACCGCTGTATTGTTCAGTTCAACGATTCTGTAGCGACCAACAAAGTTACTGGCCTGGCTAACGCAATGGCTCGTCGCGGCAACTCTTCAGTTCGTCACGTGTATTCCAATTCGATCAAAGGCTTCACGGTTAATATGCCATGTCACGCCGCTGCGAATGCATTTGGTGGTGACGCTGAAGTAGCTAGCATGCAGCCAGACGGTGTAGTATCTGCCTCCCGCGGTAAGCCAGGTGGCGGCGGTGGCACTGCCGGTCAAGTTGTGCCTTGGAGCGTCACCCGTGTAGGCGGAGCCGTGGATGGCACTGGCTATACAGCATGGGTAGTTGACTCAGGTATTGATCTTGATCACGGCGATCTTAACATAGACAGCTCTCGTGGCTTTAGCTCTATCTGTAAAGGCAGTACTTGCTCAATGGATGATGACAATGGTCATGGTACCCACGTTGCTGGCACCATCGCAGCGCTTGATAACGATCAAGACGTAATTGGCGTTGCTGCGGGTGCTACCGTTGTTCCTGTTCGTGTACTTGATCGTCGCGGCAGCGGCTCTTGGTCAGGCGTTATTGCTGGTGTTGACCACGTAGCAGCCAATGCTCAGCCAGGCGATTGCGTTAACATGAGTCTTGGTGGCGGTGTGACCCAAGCTCTGGATGACGCTGTTATTGCGGCAGCTCAGCAGTCGGGTGCGTTCTTTGTATTAGCAGCGGGTAACGATGGCGATGATGCAAACAATCATTCTCCTGCTCGCGCCAACGGTAACAACGTTTTCACCATCTCTGCTACCGACATCAATGACAACTTGGCCTCTTGGTCTAACTTTGGCAACCCGCCAGTTGACTACGCGGCTCCGGGTGTGAGTATTTTGTCACTCGGCAAGGGTGGCGGAACCGCTACTATGTCTGGTACCTCTATGGCCGCTCCAGCAGCCTGTGCGGTGATCATGATGCGCAATGGTAACCCATCGACTAGCGGCTTCGCTGGTAACGACAATGATGGTACGCCTGATCCAATCGTGTCACTATAA
- a CDS encoding hydrolase codes for MSEKVLQTIKSSLLSKLELEADWIIAETRRLAEFNSGTTNVDGLNSVANELTQLFGEWAHNTEQRALPAIESVVAGGTLDRWETSPMLIFSRNEHAPLQLLCTGHYDTVFPADSSFQTTWVEGNHLRGPGVADMKGGLMVLLATLKAMSQTPLDSLVGITVAISPEEEIGSPCSAIELTKLAKNKHYGLTYEPALADGTLAGARKGSGNFSMVIKGLAKHAGREFFKGKNAITAGAEFATKIEALSNRDSGLTVNVGKIEGGGPVNVVPELAIVRFNIRVDQPADTRVIDTINKLAKAIAEDTGCTFDLHGHFNRPPKPMTPEQQEMFELLRSCGAELGLDVQWKPTGGCCEGNNLAAAGLLNIDTLGVRGGLIHSDGEFACLDSFAERAQLSALLIAALAEKTIPNLNSLLGDS; via the coding sequence ATGAGCGAAAAGGTATTACAAACTATTAAATCGTCACTGCTTTCCAAGCTTGAACTAGAAGCTGATTGGATAATAGCCGAAACTCGACGACTAGCCGAATTTAATTCTGGCACAACTAACGTCGACGGTCTCAATTCTGTCGCGAACGAGCTAACCCAGCTGTTTGGCGAGTGGGCTCATAATACCGAGCAGCGAGCCCTTCCGGCGATCGAATCGGTTGTCGCGGGCGGGACGCTAGATCGTTGGGAGACTTCGCCGATGCTGATCTTCTCACGCAACGAGCACGCCCCACTGCAATTGCTGTGTACCGGCCATTACGACACAGTCTTCCCAGCCGATAGCTCGTTCCAAACAACTTGGGTGGAAGGTAATCACCTGCGCGGGCCCGGCGTTGCCGACATGAAAGGTGGCCTCATGGTTCTTCTGGCCACCCTTAAGGCGATGTCACAAACGCCACTTGATTCGTTGGTTGGCATAACGGTTGCGATATCTCCCGAAGAGGAGATCGGCTCGCCTTGCTCAGCCATAGAACTCACTAAGTTAGCGAAGAATAAACACTATGGCCTAACCTACGAGCCGGCGCTTGCTGACGGTACTTTAGCGGGCGCAAGGAAGGGGAGTGGCAACTTCAGCATGGTGATCAAAGGATTAGCGAAACATGCGGGTAGGGAATTTTTCAAAGGTAAGAATGCGATCACCGCGGGGGCTGAATTTGCCACTAAGATAGAAGCCCTTAGCAACCGCGATAGTGGCCTAACAGTTAACGTAGGAAAAATTGAAGGTGGCGGCCCAGTAAATGTGGTTCCGGAGTTAGCGATTGTTCGTTTTAATATCCGTGTAGATCAACCGGCGGATACGCGTGTGATTGATACGATTAATAAGCTTGCCAAAGCTATAGCCGAAGACACCGGTTGCACGTTCGATTTACATGGCCACTTTAATCGCCCACCGAAGCCGATGACTCCGGAGCAGCAAGAAATGTTCGAGCTCCTTCGGTCCTGTGGTGCTGAGCTCGGTCTCGACGTGCAATGGAAGCCCACTGGCGGCTGCTGTGAAGGTAACAATTTGGCTGCGGCTGGATTGTTGAATATTGATACCCTCGGCGTTCGTGGAGGTCTAATCCATTCAGATGGAGAGTTTGCCTGCCTTGATAGCTTTGCTGAGCGCGCGCAATTATCCGCCTTACTCATCGCAGCACTCGCGGAGAAGACCATCCCTAACCTCAACTCACTCCTTGGAGACAGTTAA
- a CDS encoding GGDEF domain-containing protein, with the protein MANTMKDLPAFTPQQISLSPAEKTRRKRKSIIRAAEGFFLLLTVILPLSILNAIELSLDDWLLAVTACTIVWGLMLLIIITKADRFLAFFDPHFFVVPALGAVILISYFAYLMPDLRILVLGGWFTVLLFGGGLMTFRQSILLSFAMGIGYMLSVYAIAQSGYPINLAAEIGQVIPFWVVWGYSGRVTERMRMKRIENKMLRKELSQYAFTDSLTGLYNRRAFENEFQRRKELLRGGAYLGVLVFDIDHFKRVNDTKGHEAGDVLLKEFAAVLSRSMGDDACLARLGGDEFVAIISVESLNELEQLIEDIFYDNRQAIGGLFTHSCGAVLTSSKYSISRVLRVADTSLYEAKARGRDCFVVKDLDEVSMALATAPKVDESLGDLEQLR; encoded by the coding sequence GTGGCTAATACAATGAAGGATCTTCCAGCATTTACTCCACAGCAAATTTCGCTGTCGCCAGCTGAGAAGACCCGCCGCAAACGAAAATCTATCATTCGTGCTGCGGAGGGATTTTTTCTCCTGCTAACAGTTATCCTTCCTTTATCAATTTTAAACGCTATCGAGCTTTCACTCGACGACTGGCTATTGGCGGTTACAGCCTGCACGATTGTATGGGGGCTGATGCTACTCATCATCATAACTAAAGCCGATCGATTCCTTGCATTTTTTGATCCACATTTTTTTGTAGTTCCCGCCCTCGGTGCGGTGATTCTCATCAGCTACTTCGCCTATTTAATGCCTGACCTACGTATTTTAGTTCTCGGAGGGTGGTTTACGGTTTTACTATTCGGTGGCGGACTGATGACCTTTCGTCAGTCAATTTTACTCTCCTTTGCCATGGGTATTGGCTATATGCTATCGGTTTATGCAATCGCTCAAAGCGGCTATCCCATCAACTTGGCCGCTGAGATTGGTCAAGTCATCCCGTTTTGGGTAGTTTGGGGCTATAGTGGCCGCGTGACTGAGCGAATGAGGATGAAACGCATTGAAAACAAGATGCTTCGCAAGGAGTTGAGTCAATATGCTTTCACAGATTCGTTAACTGGCCTTTATAACCGTCGTGCCTTTGAAAATGAATTCCAACGTCGAAAGGAACTACTCAGGGGCGGCGCATATCTCGGCGTCCTCGTATTTGATATCGATCACTTCAAACGCGTCAATGATACTAAAGGCCATGAAGCTGGCGATGTCTTACTCAAAGAGTTTGCGGCAGTACTTTCTAGATCTATGGGTGACGATGCCTGTCTCGCTAGACTGGGTGGTGACGAATTCGTCGCTATCATTTCAGTAGAATCGTTAAACGAACTTGAGCAGTTAATCGAAGATATTTTTTATGACAATCGACAGGCTATTGGGGGGCTATTCACTCATAGTTGTGGTGCAGTCCTGACTTCGAGTAAATACTCTATCTCCCGAGTACTAAGGGTTGCCGATACTTCTCTATACGAAGCTAAAGCTCGTGGTCGAGACTGTTTCGTGGTGAAGGATTTAGATGAAGTTAGCATGGCTTTAGCAACCGCTCCAAAGGTAGACGAATCCTTAGGAGACCTTGAGCAACTTCGCTAG
- a CDS encoding EamA family transporter, whose amino-acid sequence MNSIALFIIASLIWGTTWIAITFQLGDVAPEASVSYRFAIASIGMLIIAKWQRVDIRVSWRAQLWMALLGLFYTINYISVYRAEAEISSGLVAVAGSGILFFNIVLSRVLFGYLITRQLAIGSLLGLAGIAVLFAPDLIAFEPRYAIGVSFAIVAALAASSANMVAVKNGNAGHSIITTNVWWMIWCTVFTALAVPLTGNSFSFSWEPSYLASLFYLAIFGSIVAFTSYLSLMKNVGPSKAGYIAVITPVLALLISTVFEDLVWKSTDYLGVLLIIIGQVVIFKRKAVTPLSDDEPHDDNNKRS is encoded by the coding sequence GTGAATAGCATTGCCCTCTTTATCATCGCCTCCCTTATTTGGGGCACTACCTGGATCGCAATTACTTTCCAGCTAGGCGACGTTGCTCCCGAAGCGTCTGTGAGCTATCGCTTCGCTATTGCATCTATTGGTATGTTAATCATTGCCAAGTGGCAGCGAGTAGATATTCGGGTGTCATGGCGCGCACAACTTTGGATGGCGCTGCTCGGATTGTTCTATACCATTAACTATATCTCGGTCTATCGAGCTGAAGCGGAGATCTCCTCGGGGCTCGTTGCGGTCGCCGGCAGCGGTATTTTGTTTTTTAATATCGTGCTGTCGCGCGTACTTTTCGGCTATCTCATCACACGGCAGTTGGCGATTGGCTCGCTTCTTGGTCTAGCAGGAATTGCGGTATTATTCGCACCAGACCTGATTGCCTTTGAACCGCGCTACGCAATCGGAGTTAGCTTTGCGATTGTTGCCGCACTAGCCGCTTCTAGCGCCAATATGGTGGCCGTTAAGAATGGTAACGCCGGGCATAGCATTATCACAACCAATGTCTGGTGGATGATTTGGTGCACGGTGTTCACTGCACTTGCCGTACCCTTGACCGGAAATAGCTTTAGCTTTTCCTGGGAACCTAGCTATTTAGCGTCACTCTTCTACCTAGCCATTTTCGGTTCAATCGTAGCGTTTACCAGCTACCTGTCTCTGATGAAAAATGTGGGGCCCAGCAAGGCCGGCTATATCGCGGTGATTACGCCTGTCTTAGCGCTGCTAATATCAACGGTTTTTGAGGATTTAGTTTGGAAGAGCACAGACTATCTTGGTGTCTTGCTAATTATTATTGGTCAGGTGGTAATTTTTAAACGCAAGGCGGTAACGCCTCTGAGTGACGATGAGCCACATGACGACAATAATAAGCGAAGTTGA
- a CDS encoding 2OG-Fe(II) oxygenase: MTEHFIAKFQNLLSSDECTDLIALFEQSQDHHPGRTGSGVDPSKKNSLDLNISANATWHPYTQVIEQRVMAAITDYARSYPHIVTGAIAPSIIDPKSGQPRSITAEELAGLNDQNLGQIIKQIFRLDGFNMQRYSPEVGGYHHWHSEQFPHPSDPTQKSLHRVLLVLIYVNDINDGGATEFFHQQVAIQPEAGALVLAPCGFTHTHRGLRSATQTKYVLASWVMYQPAEQLYAS, from the coding sequence ATGACTGAACATTTTATCGCCAAGTTTCAAAACCTACTCTCCTCCGATGAATGCACCGATTTGATCGCGTTATTTGAGCAATCTCAAGACCATCATCCTGGTCGAACGGGCAGCGGTGTGGACCCCTCGAAGAAGAACAGCCTGGATTTAAACATTTCAGCAAACGCAACATGGCATCCCTACACACAAGTCATCGAGCAGCGTGTTATGGCTGCTATCACGGACTATGCACGCAGTTATCCGCACATCGTAACGGGAGCCATTGCACCGTCCATCATAGATCCTAAATCAGGTCAGCCGCGGTCGATTACTGCAGAAGAACTCGCCGGCCTCAATGATCAAAACCTTGGACAAATCATCAAACAGATATTCCGCCTTGATGGCTTTAATATGCAGCGCTACTCACCCGAGGTGGGTGGCTACCATCACTGGCACAGTGAACAATTCCCTCACCCTAGCGACCCAACCCAAAAATCGCTCCATCGAGTTTTGCTAGTGTTAATTTACGTGAATGATATTAACGATGGTGGAGCGACCGAGTTTTTTCATCAGCAGGTTGCCATTCAACCCGAAGCTGGCGCACTGGTGTTAGCACCCTGCGGCTTTACCCACACCCATCGCGGCCTTCGCTCAGCAACACAAACAAAATATGTACTAGCGTCTTGGGTGATGTATCAACCCGCAGAGCAGCTCTATGCTTCATAA
- the astD gene encoding succinylglutamate-semialdehyde dehydrogenase, with protein MSNYINGAWTVAHGPEMRSFTPCETNLIWLGNESTKADVNEAIEGARLAFPSWSARPLEERIVVLEEFAAQLASRRSELATTIHCETGKPEWEADTEVTAMINKVAISIRAYHERTGHARNDNLELQHRAHGVMAVFGPYNFPGHLPNGHIVPALLAGNTVVFKPSEQTPTVAELTMKCWQAAGLPAGVINVVNGAKETGIALVNGDIDGVLFTGSSPTGTAIHRSLGGRPEVIAALEMGGNNAIIVSAHSDPVHAAELVLQSAFLSAGQRCTCANRLILVESDVSNAFTDHLSELMARVIVDGAVDQSSEAFMGPVINRHTARQLLDTQAALVDAGGISLQIMTALDEFGVRLSPGLIDVTNVGQVPDEELFGPLLQLTRVNSFEEAISQANQTRYGLAAGLISTDETEQSIFLANIRAGVTSINAPTAGASSALPFGGVGASGNHRPSAYYAADYVAWPQASMHGAATRSQSLITRGLTK; from the coding sequence ATGAGTAACTATATCAATGGGGCATGGACTGTCGCTCATGGTCCCGAGATGCGCTCTTTTACACCGTGCGAAACCAATCTAATTTGGCTGGGTAATGAATCAACCAAGGCCGATGTCAATGAGGCTATTGAAGGTGCTCGGCTAGCTTTCCCCAGCTGGTCTGCAAGACCACTTGAAGAGCGCATTGTAGTCCTTGAGGAATTTGCCGCCCAACTAGCATCCCGACGCAGCGAGCTTGCCACCACCATCCATTGCGAAACGGGTAAGCCAGAATGGGAAGCGGACACAGAAGTGACTGCCATGATCAACAAGGTAGCCATTAGTATTCGGGCCTATCACGAGCGAACTGGTCACGCTCGTAACGACAATCTTGAACTGCAGCATCGTGCTCACGGGGTGATGGCGGTATTCGGGCCGTATAATTTCCCAGGTCACCTTCCAAATGGGCACATAGTTCCAGCACTCCTGGCTGGTAATACCGTTGTCTTCAAGCCTAGCGAACAAACACCAACCGTTGCCGAACTGACTATGAAATGTTGGCAAGCGGCCGGTTTACCGGCGGGTGTTATCAACGTGGTCAATGGTGCCAAGGAGACGGGTATCGCTCTCGTAAACGGAGACATCGACGGCGTACTTTTCACTGGTTCCTCGCCAACTGGCACGGCCATTCACCGCAGCCTTGGCGGTCGACCTGAGGTCATTGCAGCGCTAGAGATGGGGGGGAATAACGCCATTATTGTATCGGCACATAGCGATCCTGTTCATGCTGCAGAGCTAGTATTACAGAGTGCATTTCTGTCGGCCGGTCAACGATGCACCTGTGCGAACCGCCTTATATTAGTTGAGAGTGACGTGAGTAACGCATTCACGGATCATTTGAGTGAATTGATGGCGCGCGTGATTGTGGATGGCGCCGTGGACCAAAGTTCCGAAGCCTTTATGGGGCCGGTAATCAATCGCCATACGGCTAGACAGTTACTCGATACTCAGGCTGCCTTGGTCGATGCAGGCGGAATATCACTACAAATCATGACAGCACTTGACGAATTTGGGGTACGTCTCAGCCCCGGGCTCATTGATGTAACGAACGTCGGCCAAGTTCCAGACGAAGAACTATTTGGCCCGCTACTTCAACTTACCCGAGTCAACTCCTTTGAAGAGGCTATCTCTCAGGCCAATCAAACTCGCTATGGACTTGCCGCCGGTTTGATCTCCACCGACGAGACAGAGCAGAGCATCTTTCTAGCCAACATTCGTGCGGGTGTTACCAGTATTAACGCTCCAACAGCAGGAGCTTCTAGCGCCCTTCCCTTTGGTGGTGTTGGCGCCAGTGGTAATCACCGCCCTAGCGCTTATTACGCCGCCGATTATGTGGCCTGGCCTCAGGCAAGCATGCACGGCGCGGCAACCCGTTCACAATCGCTAATTACACGAGGTTTAACGAAATGA
- the astB gene encoding N-succinylarginine dihydrolase — protein sequence MTFHEMNFDGLIGPTHNYSGLAVGNLASAKNAKNTSFPKEAALQGIEKMRTLVRKGYKQGFFLPNARPDLSVLRNLGFTGTNSQMINKAAKQAPELLSMVYSASSMWAANAATVTPSLDSRDGKVHFTPANLLTTAHRAIEHPQTERILKTVFNNSKYFKVHSALYSQNEFADEGAANHTRLGGTYQEPGVGLFVYGRSSQANLTRFPARQTLKASQAIARSHGTREALFLQQSSVAIDAGAFHNDVVAVGNGPALFFHEDAFVAEQQTAIFSSLAEQMPFKAICVSRDEVSLADAISSYLFNSQLLANPDGSTGEMHLIAPTECRDNKAVFAYLERLIADTTQPIRSVTYVDVRQSMSNGGGPACLRLRVLLSDDEIAAVNPNFIATEEQLNALSDWVNQHYRDELAPADLADPELMIESYDALTDLADLLGCEAAYKF from the coding sequence ATGACGTTTCATGAGATGAACTTTGATGGTCTTATTGGGCCTACTCACAATTACAGTGGCCTCGCGGTAGGTAACTTGGCATCGGCAAAGAATGCTAAAAATACGTCATTCCCCAAGGAAGCTGCACTTCAGGGCATCGAAAAGATGCGCACGCTCGTTCGTAAGGGCTATAAACAGGGTTTCTTCCTACCTAATGCTCGCCCCGATCTGAGCGTGCTGCGAAACCTTGGCTTTACCGGAACTAATAGCCAAATGATCAACAAGGCTGCTAAACAAGCGCCAGAATTACTAAGTATGGTATACAGTGCGTCAAGTATGTGGGCCGCTAATGCGGCAACTGTCACACCCTCTTTGGATTCAAGAGACGGCAAAGTTCATTTTACGCCCGCGAACTTGTTAACCACCGCCCACCGGGCTATCGAACACCCACAAACTGAACGAATATTAAAAACCGTCTTCAACAACAGCAAATACTTTAAGGTTCATTCGGCACTCTATAGTCAGAATGAGTTCGCCGACGAAGGCGCCGCGAATCACACTCGCTTAGGCGGTACTTATCAAGAGCCCGGTGTTGGTCTGTTTGTCTACGGCCGGTCCAGTCAAGCTAATTTAACTCGTTTTCCTGCGCGCCAAACCCTAAAGGCCAGCCAAGCTATAGCACGCTCGCATGGTACGCGCGAGGCGCTATTCCTGCAGCAGAGCTCGGTCGCTATTGATGCCGGTGCCTTTCACAACGACGTGGTTGCCGTTGGGAATGGGCCAGCCCTCTTCTTCCATGAAGATGCTTTTGTCGCGGAGCAACAAACTGCGATATTTTCGTCATTAGCTGAGCAGATGCCCTTTAAGGCTATTTGCGTCTCCAGGGATGAGGTGAGTCTGGCCGATGCGATCAGCAGCTACTTATTCAATAGCCAGTTGCTCGCTAATCCGGACGGGTCAACGGGCGAGATGCACCTTATTGCCCCCACTGAGTGCCGAGATAACAAAGCGGTCTTCGCCTATTTGGAGCGTTTGATTGCAGATACCACCCAGCCCATTCGCAGCGTAACGTATGTGGATGTTCGGCAATCAATGAGTAATGGCGGCGGCCCTGCATGTTTGCGACTGCGCGTATTGTTGAGCGACGACGAAATTGCCGCAGTGAACCCCAACTTTATCGCGACAGAGGAACAGCTTAATGCGCTAAGCGATTGGGTTAATCAGCATTATCGAGACGAACTCGCACCCGCGGACTTAGCGGATCCTGAGCTGATGATTGAGAGTTACGACGCGCTCACCGACCTCGCGGATTTGTTGGGCTGTGAGGCTGCTTATAAGTTTTAG
- a CDS encoding arginine N-succinyltransferase — translation MLVIRPVELGDVEDLHALALKAGKGLTSLPPDHETLAAKVQRSTESFARSKNHVDDYFLLVMVDTAASRVVGTAAVYGTTGTRQAFYAYRLMSVTHHSHSLDKQIRAEMLHLSNDYTDCAEVGTLFLDPAYRGNGHWLSRSRYLLMGQHPHRFQPYVIAEMRGWLNEEGVSPFWEAIGRQFFDMSFEEADRLCGIGSNQFITELMPKHPIYTCMLPDSAQQVLGKPHVDTVRAVELLEAEGFEYDKMIDIFDGGPILRAKVANLFSVKATAHKAATIDDELGTSPKPIYMLANSSLKSFRVVCEPAVMAGQTAAITSATAAQLNIASGDEIHLLDTGKTS, via the coding sequence ATGCTAGTTATCCGACCGGTGGAGTTAGGGGATGTCGAAGACCTGCATGCCCTCGCGCTAAAGGCGGGCAAAGGTCTGACGTCCCTCCCGCCAGATCACGAGACGTTAGCAGCCAAAGTGCAACGTTCGACTGAGAGCTTTGCGCGCTCGAAAAATCATGTAGATGATTATTTCCTTTTAGTTATGGTCGATACTGCGGCGTCTCGTGTTGTTGGCACCGCAGCGGTTTACGGTACCACGGGGACTCGTCAGGCATTCTATGCCTACCGCCTAATGTCCGTTACTCATCATTCTCATTCCTTAGATAAGCAAATTCGAGCCGAGATGCTGCACTTGAGTAACGACTATACCGACTGCGCTGAGGTTGGCACGCTCTTTCTAGACCCAGCGTATCGTGGTAACGGCCATTGGTTATCGCGCTCACGCTACCTATTGATGGGACAGCATCCGCACCGTTTTCAACCCTATGTAATCGCGGAGATGCGTGGCTGGCTGAATGAAGAGGGGGTGAGCCCATTTTGGGAAGCTATCGGGCGTCAATTCTTTGACATGAGTTTTGAGGAGGCAGATAGATTGTGCGGCATAGGCTCCAACCAGTTTATTACCGAGTTAATGCCTAAGCACCCTATTTACACCTGTATGCTTCCCGATTCGGCCCAACAGGTACTGGGTAAGCCTCACGTTGATACGGTTCGCGCCGTCGAATTACTAGAGGCTGAAGGTTTCGAATACGACAAAATGATCGATATATTTGATGGTGGCCCGATTCTTCGCGCCAAGGTTGCCAACCTATTCAGCGTCAAAGCCACTGCCCATAAAGCAGCTACGATCGACGACGAACTAGGCACTTCGCCGAAGCCCATCTATATGCTGGCTAATAGCTCTCTAAAGAGCTTCCGCGTGGTGTGTGAGCCCGCTGTCATGGCCGGGCAGACGGCAGCGATCACGAGCGCCACCGCTGCACAGCTTAACATTGCCAGTGGCGACGAAATTCACTTGCTTGATACAGGTAAGACTTCATGA
- a CDS encoding Lrp/AsnC family transcriptional regulator — protein sequence MLDRLDLRILNLIQANGRLANKELAELVNLSPSACHQRFQRLQAEGWIKSFSAEVDIERLCSPVQCIASVSLSNHSPDTFRVLEEQVEATAEALDAYTVSGNCDFIIRFACANMTRYMELTSQLIDRCPEINNIATHVIMRESKRFSGYPLAELVANPLSR from the coding sequence ATGTTAGATAGGCTTGATCTACGTATTCTGAATCTTATTCAGGCTAATGGACGTTTGGCAAATAAGGAGTTGGCGGAGCTTGTTAATTTATCGCCAAGTGCTTGTCATCAGCGATTCCAGCGCCTCCAGGCAGAGGGTTGGATAAAATCCTTTAGCGCTGAAGTAGATATTGAGCGGCTCTGCTCACCGGTGCAATGTATTGCATCGGTCAGCCTCAGCAACCACTCTCCCGACACGTTTAGAGTATTGGAAGAACAGGTTGAAGCCACGGCTGAAGCATTAGATGCGTATACGGTGAGCGGCAACTGTGATTTTATTATTCGCTTTGCCTGCGCCAATATGACTCGGTATATGGAGCTGACTAGTCAGTTGATTGATCGCTGCCCGGAGATTAATAACATCGCCACGCATGTTATTATGCGTGAAAGCAAACGTTTCAGCGGGTATCCACTCGCCGAGCTTGTCGCGAATCCGCTTTCGCGATAG